The window TGACGCTCATGCCGACTGCCTCCTTCCCTCTTCCATCTTACTTCGCCGTATGCGGCGGATTCGCGCCCGCCTCGCTGATCGCCGTGCGCATGTCGGTGTCCGCCTGCACGTTGCGCAGGTTGTAGTAGTCCATGACGCCGAGGTTGCCGCTCTTCAAGGCTTCCGCCATCGCGTGCGGCACTTCCGCCTGCGCCTCGACGACCTTCGCTTCCATCTCCTGCGTGTAGGCCTTCATCTCCTGCTCCTTGGCGACCGCCATGGCGCGGCGCTCCTCGGCCTTCGCCTGCGCGATGCGCTTGTCGGCCTCGGCCTGATCGGTCTGCAGCTCCGCGCCGATGTTGCGCCCGACATCGACGTCTGCGATGTCGATCGAAAGGATCTCGAACGCCGTCCCTGCGTCAAGCCCCTTGCCGAGCACGGTCTTCGAGATGACGTCGGGATTTGCGAGCACCTCGCCGTGGCTCGCCGAAGAACCGACCGTCGTGACGATGCCCTCGCCGACGCGTGCGATGATTGTCGGCTCGCCCGCGCCGCCGACGAGGCGGTCAATGTTGGCGCGCACGGTCACGCGCGCCTTGATTTTCAGCTCGATGCCATTCATGGCGACGGCGGAGACGATCGGCGTCTCAATGACCTTGGGATTGACGCTCATCTGCACGGCGTCGAGCACGTCGCGTCCCGCAAGATCGATGGCAGCCGAGCGCTCAAACGGCAGGGGAATCTGCGCGCGGTGCGCGGCAATCAGGGCGTCGACGACCTTGTCGACGTTGCCGCCCGCAAGGTAGTGCGCTTCGAGCTGGTTGACCTGCACATCAAGCCCCGCCTTGTTCGCCTTGATGAGCGGCATGACGATCTTGCCGGGCGGCACGCGGCGCATACGCATGCCGATGAGCGTGATGATGTTCACGGGAACGTTCGCCGCAATCGCCGAAATCCAAAGCCCAATGGGCACGAAATGCAGGAACACCATGACGACGAGGACAGCGACGACGAAAAGAAATGCCAATGCTATGACGCCTTCCATAAAGAACCCTCCAATCAATCCTTTTCCCTGACGCGGCGCACGACGATGCGGCTGCCGTGCACCTCCGTCACACAGACGCGCTCGCCCTTCTCGATGTAAGCGCCCTCGGAGACGACATCGACGGGCACGCCGTCGACGAGGATCGATCCGGCAGGACGCACGTCGGTCAGAACAAGAGCTTCACGTCCGATGAGATCCGTGCGCTCCTCAGCGCTCACATAGCCCTTTGCACTCGTCGAAGCGTCGTGCAGCACGACCCTCTTCCAAAGGCGGCTCTCGGGCAGAAAGCGCGCGATGAGTGCGAAGAGAAAAAGCGCGAGCGCGAATGCGGCAAAAAGCGCGTAGACGGCATTGACGTCGCCGCCAAGCGCGAGAACGACGCTGTAGAGCATCGCCGCGACGCCGAGAGCGCCCAAGACGCCCGTAGCAGGCAGGAGCACCTCGGCTACGATCAAAAGGATGCCCACGAGAAAGACGGCGACCTCGTAGAGACTCACGAGTCCCTTCACATACTGACTGCTGAAGAAGACGCCCGCCGCAATGAGTCCGAGCAAGACGCCGAATCCCGTGCCGCCCGTCTTGACCTCCATGAGCACCGCAAGAAAGATCACGGCGACGAGGAGCACCTGCAGGGCGGGAGTCCCGCCGACAAATTCCATACGATCACATCCTTTCTCACGAACCTTCTCCCTATATCTATTCCATGAAGAAACACAAAAACCTGCCGAAAATCCTTAAAATCACAGGAGAAAATGCCCAGTACAAGCCAACGGAAGAATCATTTGCCTGTCGACTTTCGTAGGCGTATAATGGCAGAAAGGAAAATCTTCCGACAAAAATCGTTCTGGGAGGCTCACTTTCTATGGCAATTTCTACAACACAGCTTGCACTCATGCTCGCGACCATCGCACTCGTCCTCGCGAGCGGTCTCTATGCCGCCCGCTCCATCCGCTCGGCGGAAGGCTTCAGCCTCAATGGGCGCAGTGCTGGTGCGCCGCTCGTCGCAGGCACGATCGCCGGCACCTGCGTCGGCGGCGGCGCGACCGTCGGCACGGCGCAGCTCGCCTACTCGCTCGGGCTTTCCGCGTGGTGGTTCACGCTCGGCACAGGAATCGCTCTCGTCGTCATGGGGCTTTTCTATGCGAGACCCTTGCGGCGCACCTCGCTCGAAACGATCCCCGAGTTCCTCGGCATCCGCTACGGCAAGAGCGCGAGTGTCTTTTCGAGCCTCGTCTCCTCCGTCGGCATCTTCTTCAGCGCCGTTGCAAGCATGCTGCCGGGGCTTCATCTCATCTCCACGCTCTTCGGTGTCGGCTACGGCACGGCGGCATTCGCCCTCATTACCCTCGTTGCCTGCTACGTCTTCTTCGGCGGCATGAAGAGCGCCGGCGTCGGCGGCATCTTGAAGATGATCGTCCTATGGCTGAGCCTTTGTCTCGCAGGCGTCACCGCCTGGCGCGGTCTTCCCGCGCTCACAGCGGCGGCGCCGCTCGCGTCCGGTACATGGAGCCTCGGACATGCCGGCGCCCAGAGCATCGCCGCCGGACTCCTCTCACTCATCGTCGGCATCATCTCCACGCAGTCCTACATCCAGGCCATCTTCTCCGCCGCCAACCCACGCACGGCAACCGTCGGTGCATTCACCGCCGCGCTCATTGTCATCCCCGTCGGGCTGCCGAGCTCGATCATCGGCATCTACATGCACGCGGCCGCGCCCGACATCGCGCCCATCCTCGCACTGCCCACCTACCTTTTTACGCACGCGGGAACGCTCATCGGCAGCATCGCCATGGGCGGCATCGTGCTTTCCCTCGTCGGCAGCATCGGCGGACTCTCGCTCGGCATCGGCACAATGCTCTCGCACGACGTATTCGCACCGCTCCTCGCCGTGAAGAGCGAAGGTCGGCTTCTCCTCTTAAACCGTCTCATGGTGCTCCTCGTCATGGCGCTTGCCGCCCTCTTCGCCATCTGCTTCATCGACAGCGAGGTGCTCGTCTGGAACTACCTGTCGATGGCGCTTCGCGGCGGCGGCATCTTCCTGCCGCTGACACTGGCGATTTTCTTTCCTGAGCGGCTTTCCCCTCGCTGGGCCATCGCCTCCATGCTGCTTTCTACGGCAGCCGCTACGGCGGCAGCCGCCTTTGAAAGCGCCATCCATCCGCTCTTCATCGGGCTGATCGTCAGTGCGGCACTCATCCTGCCGGGAATTCGTAAGCTTTA of the Selenomonas sputigena genome contains:
- a CDS encoding NfeD family protein, producing the protein MEFVGGTPALQVLLVAVIFLAVLMEVKTGGTGFGVLLGLIAAGVFFSSQYVKGLVSLYEVAVFLVGILLIVAEVLLPATGVLGALGVAAMLYSVVLALGGDVNAVYALFAAFALALFLFALIARFLPESRLWKRVVLHDASTSAKGYVSAEERTDLIGREALVLTDVRPAGSILVDGVPVDVVSEGAYIEKGERVCVTEVHGSRIVVRRVREKD
- a CDS encoding sodium:solute symporter family protein encodes the protein MAISTTQLALMLATIALVLASGLYAARSIRSAEGFSLNGRSAGAPLVAGTIAGTCVGGGATVGTAQLAYSLGLSAWWFTLGTGIALVVMGLFYARPLRRTSLETIPEFLGIRYGKSASVFSSLVSSVGIFFSAVASMLPGLHLISTLFGVGYGTAAFALITLVACYVFFGGMKSAGVGGILKMIVLWLSLCLAGVTAWRGLPALTAAAPLASGTWSLGHAGAQSIAAGLLSLIVGIISTQSYIQAIFSAANPRTATVGAFTAALIVIPVGLPSSIIGIYMHAAAPDIAPILALPTYLFTHAGTLIGSIAMGGIVLSLVGSIGGLSLGIGTMLSHDVFAPLLAVKSEGRLLLLNRLMVLLVMALAALFAICFIDSEVLVWNYLSMALRGGGIFLPLTLAIFFPERLSPRWAIASMLLSTAAATAAAAFESAIHPLFIGLIVSAALILPGIRKL
- the floA gene encoding flotillin-like protein FloA (flotillin-like protein involved in membrane lipid rafts), encoding MEGVIALAFLFVVAVLVVMVFLHFVPIGLWISAIAANVPVNIITLIGMRMRRVPPGKIVMPLIKANKAGLDVQVNQLEAHYLAGGNVDKVVDALIAAHRAQIPLPFERSAAIDLAGRDVLDAVQMSVNPKVIETPIVSAVAMNGIELKIKARVTVRANIDRLVGGAGEPTIIARVGEGIVTTVGSSASHGEVLANPDVISKTVLGKGLDAGTAFEILSIDIADVDVGRNIGAELQTDQAEADKRIAQAKAEERRAMAVAKEQEMKAYTQEMEAKVVEAQAEVPHAMAEALKSGNLGVMDYYNLRNVQADTDMRTAISEAGANPPHTAK